One segment of Enterobacter ludwigii DNA contains the following:
- a CDS encoding hybrid sensor histidine kinase/response regulator, whose product MRFFQGSQNDGISPPAQIRLLNNTFLRLVFSFSAVPFVGIPFAIWIHLLGDDLGPTITWIIIYLLCAVAIRIVHRRYQQEVKENDDEAVLRRWLPRINKVAFFHGLGISSLYLITPQTQNFDFFLLLNISIAAIVAANATHLTPVISTFTRFFFASWGVLTLGIILRLDDLMFIVLMLNLLYGFAIYRHALTSHAFFIQQALLEEQSSRLAEQFRQAKEEAEQALLDKNQFLTTASHDLRQPVHAMGFLIEAIIHRNQDDSLTPQLLDLQQSVRSVHLMFNSLLDLSKIESGNVMTAPTRVDIGTLLDSVITLFREEANSRALRLRTWRPKRRLFVMGDPLLVRQSLINLIQNALRYTQQGGVLVAIRPRGVECLVEVWDTGVGIADDEKSKIFSPYYRPELAWKIDSAGHGLGLAVVARCAKLMNVKYGMHSIEGKGSRFWMRFTQYTGDVKAVDPLPAGDNISTPVRYAPLHGSCLIVDDDPLVTSAWESLMSLWGINVRCAASAEDAFAIIDDGFTPFAVLCDQRLRSGESGFDILKALFERLPDMSGAMVSGEFNSPVLLEAEQEGYLVLRKPLEPAKLHALLTQWSAGSG is encoded by the coding sequence ATGAGGTTTTTCCAGGGTTCACAGAACGATGGCATCTCTCCCCCCGCGCAAATTCGCCTGCTGAATAATACGTTTCTGCGGCTGGTATTCAGCTTTAGCGCTGTGCCTTTTGTCGGCATTCCTTTCGCTATCTGGATCCATTTGCTGGGGGACGATCTGGGTCCCACCATTACCTGGATAATAATTTACTTGCTCTGTGCTGTGGCGATCCGAATAGTGCATCGGCGCTATCAGCAAGAGGTTAAAGAAAATGATGATGAGGCCGTCCTGCGCCGCTGGCTTCCGCGCATTAATAAGGTGGCCTTTTTTCACGGGCTGGGGATTTCATCACTCTATTTAATTACCCCGCAGACGCAGAATTTTGACTTTTTCCTGCTCCTTAATATCAGCATTGCCGCTATTGTCGCTGCCAATGCGACGCATCTGACGCCGGTCATCAGCACCTTCACACGGTTTTTCTTTGCCTCCTGGGGAGTTCTGACTCTCGGTATCATCCTGCGACTGGATGACCTGATGTTCATCGTGCTGATGCTGAACCTGCTGTACGGCTTCGCAATTTACCGCCATGCGTTAACGTCCCACGCGTTCTTTATTCAGCAAGCACTGCTGGAAGAGCAAAGCTCACGCCTGGCGGAGCAGTTCCGGCAGGCCAAAGAAGAAGCGGAACAGGCGTTGCTCGATAAAAATCAGTTCCTGACGACCGCCAGCCACGATCTTCGCCAGCCGGTGCATGCCATGGGCTTTTTGATCGAAGCCATTATCCACAGAAACCAGGACGACAGCCTGACGCCGCAGCTGCTTGACCTGCAACAGAGCGTTCGTTCGGTGCACCTGATGTTCAATTCCCTGCTCGATCTCAGCAAAATTGAATCTGGCAATGTAATGACCGCCCCTACACGCGTGGACATCGGCACGCTTCTCGACTCGGTGATCACCCTGTTTCGCGAAGAGGCCAACAGTCGCGCACTGCGGCTGCGAACCTGGCGGCCCAAACGTCGCCTCTTCGTGATGGGGGACCCGCTGCTGGTGCGTCAGTCCTTGATTAACCTGATACAAAATGCCCTTCGCTATACGCAACAGGGCGGTGTGCTGGTTGCCATCCGTCCGCGCGGTGTCGAGTGTCTGGTGGAAGTATGGGACACCGGGGTGGGGATCGCCGACGACGAAAAAAGCAAAATCTTCTCGCCTTACTACCGACCCGAGCTGGCATGGAAGATCGACAGCGCAGGGCACGGGCTGGGCCTGGCGGTGGTTGCCCGCTGTGCCAAGCTGATGAACGTGAAGTATGGAATGCACTCCATTGAAGGCAAAGGTTCGCGCTTCTGGATGCGCTTTACGCAATACACGGGTGACGTGAAAGCGGTGGATCCACTGCCCGCCGGTGACAACATCTCTACACCGGTACGCTATGCGCCACTGCATGGCTCCTGCCTGATCGTTGACGACGATCCGCTGGTGACGTCCGCCTGGGAGAGCCTGATGAGCCTCTGGGGGATTAACGTGCGCTGCGCGGCCTCGGCCGAAGACGCTTTTGCCATCATTGACGACGGTTTCACGCCATTTGCTGTACTGTGCGACCAGCGCCTGCGATCCGGCGAAAGCGGGTTCGACATCCTGAAAGCACTTTTCGAACGTCTGCCCGACATGAGCGGCGCGATGGTCAGCGGGGAGTTTAACTCGCCGGTTCTGCTGGAAGCGGAGCAGGAAGGCTACCTGGTGTTGCGTAAGCCGCTGGAGCCAGCCAAACTGCATGCGCTACTGACACAGTGGTCTGCAGGCTCGGGCTAA
- a CDS encoding YebG family protein encodes MAVETKYVVVRKGEEKMTFASKKEADAHDKLLDMAEAFTDWLLQSGMQMDETQAENLGLYLAEQKEAVQHILRTSKLPDLNAATATDNPEPDAAGSKKIRAVKAA; translated from the coding sequence ATGGCTGTTGAAACAAAATATGTTGTCGTACGAAAAGGTGAAGAGAAAATGACATTTGCCAGTAAAAAAGAGGCTGACGCTCACGACAAACTGCTCGACATGGCAGAAGCGTTCACCGACTGGCTGTTGCAAAGCGGAATGCAGATGGATGAAACGCAGGCTGAAAATCTTGGGCTGTATCTCGCCGAGCAGAAAGAGGCCGTGCAGCATATTCTGCGTACCAGCAAGCTTCCCGATCTCAATGCCGCCACTGCCACAGATAACCCCGAGCCAGATGCGGCTGGCAGTAAAAAAATCAGAGCCGTTAAAGCTGCCTGA
- a CDS encoding MipA/OmpV family protein — translation MRNIALRHQFPPLLPPRSLKKIVPGVVLAFLTTPTLAAEQNQGNVLTLGGGVDIAPRYSGSDKSRATTALVLDYSMANGVFISTTRGIGYGNSVGKLEYNAALSYRAGRKDRDVNSDSISSGSDDLRGMGDVKGSAIIVPGLGYKVTDWLSVQLQAEVPVSERNNGEALHFGIISPLYTSPKNSLTLALTTSWGSSKYMQTYYGVNAAQSAASGFSRHDAGSGIYAYSLNVDWTHKLTPDWSVAVATGVTQLTGDAGNSPIVQRKTSPTGSLKVTYSF, via the coding sequence ATGAGAAACATCGCACTGCGTCATCAGTTTCCTCCTTTGCTCCCGCCTCGCAGCCTGAAAAAAATAGTGCCGGGAGTCGTTCTGGCGTTTCTGACCACCCCGACACTGGCGGCAGAACAGAACCAGGGTAACGTATTGACCCTGGGGGGAGGTGTGGATATTGCGCCACGCTATTCTGGTTCGGATAAAAGCCGCGCCACTACAGCATTAGTGCTTGATTACTCCATGGCAAATGGCGTCTTTATCAGCACCACGCGGGGTATCGGTTACGGTAACAGTGTCGGTAAACTGGAGTACAACGCTGCGCTGAGCTACCGCGCTGGTCGCAAGGATCGTGACGTGAACAGCGATTCAATAAGCTCCGGCAGTGACGACTTGCGGGGTATGGGTGACGTCAAAGGCTCGGCCATCATTGTGCCCGGACTGGGGTATAAGGTGACCGACTGGCTGAGTGTGCAATTGCAGGCTGAAGTGCCGGTTTCTGAAAGAAACAACGGTGAGGCCCTGCACTTCGGGATTATCAGCCCGCTTTATACATCACCGAAAAATTCCCTGACGCTGGCCCTGACCACCAGTTGGGGATCCAGCAAATACATGCAGACTTACTACGGAGTGAATGCCGCACAGTCAGCAGCATCGGGGTTTTCCCGACATGATGCTGGATCCGGTATTTATGCTTACTCGCTGAATGTGGACTGGACCCACAAGCTCACCCCGGACTGGAGCGTAGCTGTCGCAACAGGCGTTACGCAGTTGACGGGAGATGCAGGCAATAGCCCCATTGTTCAACGAAAAACGTCGCCCACGGGAAGTTTGAAAGTGACGTACAGCTTCTGA
- a CDS encoding response regulator transcription factor, translated as MKILLIEDDLDLGNGVRIALADQGFDVIWVRRKEDALHQLDACVPELILLDLGLPDGDGMGLMTCLRQQFKGIPVIILTARGTLQDRLCGLDAGADDYLVKPFILAELLARVRALARRSYGFQNEAIEIRGLSLHVPTRRVTVSARHVELTASEYALLETLMLRADRVLTRRFLEERIFGTKENLSNALDVHMGNLRRKIGDGYVRTVRGVGYVIDTVPIYKGGD; from the coding sequence GTGAAAATTCTACTAATCGAAGACGACCTGGATCTGGGCAATGGCGTGCGGATCGCCCTTGCAGATCAAGGATTTGATGTCATATGGGTTCGCCGCAAAGAGGATGCGCTGCATCAGCTTGATGCCTGCGTGCCAGAACTGATATTGCTCGACCTGGGACTGCCCGATGGCGATGGCATGGGCCTGATGACCTGCTTGCGGCAGCAGTTCAAGGGGATCCCTGTCATCATCCTGACTGCCCGAGGCACGCTACAGGATCGCCTGTGCGGGCTGGATGCCGGTGCAGACGATTACCTTGTTAAACCTTTTATTCTCGCCGAGTTGTTGGCCAGGGTAAGAGCGCTTGCGCGCCGCAGTTACGGTTTTCAGAATGAGGCAATAGAAATCAGAGGGTTATCTCTGCATGTGCCAACGCGTCGCGTGACGGTGAGTGCCCGTCACGTGGAGTTGACGGCAAGTGAATACGCGCTGCTTGAAACGTTAATGTTGCGCGCTGACCGCGTGCTTACACGACGATTTCTGGAAGAAAGAATCTTCGGCACCAAAGAAAATCTGAGTAATGCTCTCGACGTGCATATGGGGAATTTGCGTCGAAAAATCGGGGACGGTTATGTGCGAACGGTGAGAGGGGTGGGGTATGTCATTGATACTGTACCGATCTACAAAGGCGGTGATTGA
- a CDS encoding sensor histidine kinase, whose amino-acid sequence MRNIWRTLRLPTLVRRIIIAQMLLLTLLWCLFLTFVLWEDLRSPPILTGSKTYETLFTLVDSMDDRPQERTDVLNTFSKALREGYGGGEDPELSISLIIRKHNEIIYSSDGAPTGVVNTQFGELQRIESEGRTWTSRTLKSGNSDVEVTLVTPAGGWNFFIYLNSRGYYILPLLVCIPFLLFPAWLSIRIAMRPWSKVVNEISLRTPDDLSPLKAMPKHRELRQMVDAINVFLARVRESAERERIFIADAAHELRTPLAAMRINVEALQSYVSNETQQELLAGIVRSNSRAARLVNQLLLMMHSEARIDTVMQPVPLTTLIQERMAALEPLATERRIELEFISDDEVWITGIRERLMSLIDNLIENAVKYSPEGGRVEVEIRSRDNATQLRVSDAGPGIRPELRERVFDRFFRDPNQMQSGSGLGLAIVNAVAQQHNSSVGLCTSAEGGLLVTVDFPTQIAENA is encoded by the coding sequence ATGCGAAATATCTGGCGCACCCTGAGACTCCCCACGCTCGTACGGCGAATCATCATCGCCCAGATGCTGCTGCTGACCTTGCTGTGGTGTCTTTTTTTGACTTTTGTTTTGTGGGAGGACTTGCGTAGCCCCCCGATATTAACGGGCAGTAAGACCTACGAAACCCTTTTTACGCTGGTGGACAGTATGGACGATCGCCCGCAGGAACGCACCGATGTGCTGAACACGTTCAGTAAGGCGTTGCGGGAAGGATATGGCGGAGGTGAAGATCCCGAACTGTCAATCAGCCTCATTATTCGCAAACATAACGAGATAATTTATTCATCTGATGGCGCACCAACAGGGGTCGTAAACACCCAATTTGGGGAATTACAGCGCATTGAGAGTGAGGGGCGCACCTGGACCAGCCGTACGCTAAAATCCGGGAACTCCGATGTGGAGGTGACACTTGTGACGCCTGCAGGAGGCTGGAACTTCTTTATCTACCTGAACTCGCGTGGCTATTACATATTGCCGCTACTGGTATGCATTCCTTTTCTTTTATTTCCCGCGTGGCTGTCAATTCGTATTGCAATGCGACCCTGGAGCAAGGTCGTAAATGAAATATCCTTGCGAACGCCAGACGATCTCTCTCCATTAAAAGCCATGCCAAAACACAGGGAGCTTCGTCAAATGGTGGACGCGATAAACGTGTTTCTTGCCAGGGTGCGCGAAAGCGCGGAAAGGGAACGGATTTTCATTGCTGATGCCGCTCACGAGCTGCGTACTCCTCTGGCTGCAATGCGAATCAACGTGGAGGCGCTGCAGTCGTATGTAAGCAATGAGACTCAACAGGAATTACTGGCGGGGATTGTTCGCAGCAACAGCCGGGCCGCCCGACTCGTCAATCAATTATTGCTGATGATGCACAGTGAAGCACGTATTGATACCGTTATGCAGCCAGTGCCGCTGACGACGCTCATTCAGGAGCGAATGGCTGCACTGGAACCGCTGGCTACGGAGCGCAGGATAGAGCTTGAATTCATCTCTGATGATGAAGTCTGGATCACAGGCATCAGGGAGCGCCTGATGTCGCTGATTGACAATTTGATTGAGAACGCAGTCAAGTACAGCCCTGAGGGCGGACGGGTTGAAGTAGAGATACGATCGCGGGATAACGCCACGCAGCTTCGTGTCTCAGATGCCGGGCCCGGTATTCGGCCTGAATTGAGGGAGCGTGTGTTCGACCGATTTTTTCGCGATCCCAACCAGATGCAAAGCGGGAGTGGACTGGGGCTTGCCATCGTCAACGCGGTTGCACAGCAACACAACAGCAGCGTAGGCCTGTGTACGTCTGCAGAAGGCGGGCTGCTGGTCACTGTCGATTTCCCAACTCAGATAGCCGAAAATGCGTAG
- a CDS encoding alpha/beta fold hydrolase has product MSSSTAIGYVYRFRNPGNGTAARKWDLPMNAENLPVVLIPGFMLDETLWDDFITAFPERRLFIPASLGQGTTIQDIAADIVRKLPERFVLAGFSLGGYVARAIYEAFPERTAAMILIATSLREDSAEQINTRVAAANINSSREFSGLSTTAIRKSLHADLASNTAIIEKIRNMGKRLGADVFRVQSGLNRERITLEPISCPTYVIAAKHDRLRSTEEAEELARLTGTCVDYVDGCGHLIPLEKPDELAQRLSRWLDKTGL; this is encoded by the coding sequence ATGTCTTCATCAACTGCAATAGGCTATGTTTACAGATTCAGAAACCCTGGCAATGGCACTGCGGCCAGAAAATGGGACTTGCCGATGAATGCAGAGAACCTTCCTGTGGTACTTATCCCGGGATTTATGCTTGATGAAACATTGTGGGACGATTTTATCACCGCATTTCCCGAGCGCAGGCTCTTTATACCTGCAAGCCTGGGCCAGGGAACCACAATCCAGGATATTGCCGCTGACATAGTCCGGAAACTACCGGAGCGTTTTGTGCTGGCCGGCTTTTCGCTAGGTGGTTATGTTGCCAGAGCTATTTATGAGGCTTTTCCGGAACGGACAGCGGCGATGATCCTCATTGCCACATCTCTCCGAGAGGATTCGGCAGAACAGATAAATACCCGTGTTGCTGCAGCGAATATCAATTCCTCCAGAGAATTTAGTGGGCTGAGCACAACGGCCATTAGAAAATCACTTCATGCTGATCTCGCCAGTAATACGGCCATTATTGAGAAAATCCGTAATATGGGAAAAAGGCTGGGAGCCGATGTATTCAGAGTTCAGTCAGGGCTAAACCGCGAGCGAATAACATTAGAACCCATTTCATGCCCGACCTACGTTATTGCAGCGAAACATGATCGGCTGCGTTCAACAGAGGAGGCAGAAGAACTCGCCAGGCTAACCGGAACCTGTGTGGATTATGTTGACGGTTGTGGACATCTTATTCCTCTGGAAAAACCGGATGAACTGGCCCAGCGTCTGTCCAGATGGCTCGATAAAACAGGCCTTTAA